Proteins found in one Luteibaculum oceani genomic segment:
- a CDS encoding helix-turn-helix domain-containing protein has translation MKNVTTFEDLLKSKYGEKGSVKRDKFDADSLAFRLGVMLKEARKEANLTQEQLAEKTGTKKSYISRIERGLSDIQISTYHKLIEIGLGKHLNITIG, from the coding sequence ATGAAAAATGTAACAACCTTCGAAGATCTTTTAAAGTCGAAATACGGCGAAAAAGGCTCTGTAAAACGAGATAAATTTGATGCAGACTCATTGGCATTTAGATTAGGAGTAATGCTTAAGGAAGCGAGAAAAGAGGCCAACCTTACCCAAGAACAGCTTGCTGAAAAAACTGGAACAAAGAAAAGTTACATTTCTCGAATAGAAAGAGGATTAAGTGATATTCAAATTTCCACCTATCATAAACTAATTGAAATCGGATTAGGTAAGCATCTAAATATTACCATCGGTTAA